One region of Brachybacterium saurashtrense genomic DNA includes:
- a CDS encoding MinD/ParA family ATP-binding protein, with amino-acid sequence MIAQARITSDTTATVHLAEETVEVSGADLQEIRDRVKQVFITAARAAEQDLDVVIVEPDVRHPLRVEPSGRITGRDTDDRPVHGPGLDAPLIPPRAEAAARPLRPHSTGQHAAITTPVTGEHGAIGSPAAEEGPAVRSHRARRRRAATRPPAPPEGTSAPQNAGAPLSPAAAPSPSAAPARPAASAMSAPSASSAPSAASAASAASAPSASSAASAPSAVSAPSAPSASSAPSAGPAPAASTADAAPVPSPEPEQLTTKRPLPARTVPEKDSSRPTLKDLQTSTAKREKVKATRGLPGLITTLTGGLIAPRPGRRERRETERLERIRRPLDGPRNVAVVNLKGGAHKTTASLMIAATLGVTRGGNVLAWDNNETRGTLGWRGIPTDHHRTAVDLLHDIDRLRAPGASNADLDPYVRQQGEMRFDILASDEDPGSAASIDAAAFGELNDALSRFYRIKVIDTGNNVRASNWLAAVEEADQLVIVSTVREDTFNAAAWMIDELRATGLAAQVDNAVTVLSHSSKGKLDSTLRSRLVAHFGAHTRAVTEVPYEQQFVDGSHLNWARVSPKTKEAWLDATALIIDGL; translated from the coding sequence ATGATCGCGCAGGCGCGGATCACCTCCGACACGACGGCCACCGTGCATCTCGCCGAGGAGACCGTCGAGGTCTCCGGGGCCGATCTGCAGGAGATCCGGGACCGGGTGAAGCAGGTCTTCATCACTGCGGCGCGCGCCGCGGAGCAGGATCTCGACGTGGTGATCGTCGAACCGGACGTGCGCCACCCCCTGCGGGTGGAGCCCAGCGGCCGCATCACCGGCCGAGACACGGACGACCGCCCCGTCCACGGGCCGGGCCTCGACGCCCCGCTGATCCCGCCGCGCGCCGAGGCGGCGGCCCGCCCGCTGCGTCCGCACAGCACCGGCCAGCACGCGGCCATCACCACCCCCGTCACCGGCGAGCACGGCGCGATCGGCTCCCCGGCCGCCGAGGAGGGGCCGGCCGTGCGCTCGCACCGGGCGCGCCGTCGGCGCGCGGCGACCCGTCCGCCGGCCCCGCCGGAGGGCACGTCGGCGCCGCAGAACGCCGGGGCGCCGCTGTCCCCGGCGGCGGCACCGTCCCCGTCGGCCGCTCCTGCGAGGCCGGCCGCGTCCGCCATGTCCGCTCCGTCGGCCTCCTCCGCCCCGTCGGCTGCGTCGGCGGCGTCTGCTGCGTCCGCTCCCTCGGCCTCCTCCGCCGCGTCCGCACCGTCGGCGGTCTCGGCCCCGTCGGCACCCTCCGCCTCCTCGGCCCCCTCGGCCGGTCCTGCACCGGCGGCGTCCACGGCCGACGCCGCCCCGGTGCCCTCGCCGGAGCCCGAGCAGCTCACCACGAAGCGGCCGCTGCCTGCGCGCACTGTCCCGGAGAAGGACTCCTCGCGCCCCACCCTGAAGGATCTCCAGACCTCCACCGCGAAGCGGGAGAAGGTCAAGGCCACCCGCGGCCTGCCGGGCCTGATCACCACGCTCACCGGCGGGCTCATCGCCCCGCGGCCGGGCCGCCGGGAGCGCCGTGAGACCGAGCGCCTGGAGCGGATCCGCCGGCCGCTGGACGGGCCGCGCAACGTCGCGGTGGTGAACCTCAAGGGCGGGGCGCACAAGACCACCGCCTCGCTGATGATCGCGGCGACCCTCGGCGTGACCCGCGGCGGCAACGTGCTGGCCTGGGACAACAACGAGACCCGCGGCACCTTGGGCTGGCGCGGCATCCCCACCGACCATCACCGCACCGCAGTGGACCTGCTGCACGACATCGACCGGCTGCGCGCCCCCGGCGCCTCCAACGCGGATCTCGACCCGTACGTGCGCCAGCAGGGCGAGATGCGCTTCGACATCCTCGCCTCCGACGAGGACCCAGGCTCCGCCGCCTCGATCGACGCGGCGGCCTTCGGCGAGCTCAACGACGCCCTCTCGCGCTTCTACCGGATCAAGGTGATCGACACCGGCAACAACGTGCGCGCCTCGAACTGGCTGGCGGCGGTGGAGGAGGCCGATCAGCTGGTGATCGTCTCCACCGTGCGCGAGGACACCTTCAACGCGGCGGCCTGGATGATCGACGAGCTGCGGGCCACGGGCCTGGCCGCGCAGGTCGACAACGCGGTGACCGTGCTGTCCCACTCCTCGAAGGGGAAGCTCGACTCGACGCTGCGCTCCCGCCTGGTCGCGCACTTCGGGGCGCACACCCGCGCGGTCACCGAGGTGCCCTACGAGCAGCAGTTCGTGGACGGCTCCCACCTGAACTGGGCCCGGGTCTCGCCGAAGACGAAGGAGGCGTGGCTGGACGCCACCGCGCTGATCATCGACGGGCTGTGA
- a CDS encoding protein phosphatase 2C domain-containing protein: protein MHTSGWSARAGDDPNEDAAGVLGRVAVVLDGAGVPARFRAGCHHSVAWYSHALAARLLRHAQDDGLPLSAVLARGIAEVRDLHAHECALERGGPSATVVMVRVGGEELEHLVLCDSSLLLERRGGRVERLTDERIEQVVRVERTAEAIEARRNAPGGFWVARHEPEAAQQAVTGSTPLAALRAVHLVSDGVTRAIDLLALHDAGSLARALREDPEGVLRDLRRAERRLPEEGRPRKVHDDATVLTLLPELWGEQGAGPGGAER, encoded by the coding sequence GTGCACACCAGCGGATGGAGCGCCCGGGCGGGCGACGACCCGAACGAGGACGCCGCCGGGGTGCTGGGACGGGTCGCCGTGGTGCTCGACGGCGCCGGCGTTCCCGCCCGCTTCCGCGCTGGCTGCCACCACTCCGTGGCCTGGTACTCGCACGCCCTCGCCGCCCGCCTGCTGCGGCATGCCCAGGACGACGGCCTGCCGCTGTCCGCCGTGCTCGCCCGGGGGATCGCCGAGGTGCGCGACCTCCACGCGCACGAGTGCGCGCTGGAGCGCGGCGGCCCCTCCGCGACGGTGGTGATGGTGCGCGTGGGCGGGGAGGAGCTCGAGCACCTGGTGCTGTGCGACTCGTCGCTGCTGCTGGAGCGGAGGGGCGGCCGGGTGGAGCGGCTCACCGACGAGCGAATTGAGCAGGTGGTGCGCGTCGAGCGCACCGCGGAGGCGATCGAGGCGCGCCGCAACGCGCCCGGCGGCTTCTGGGTGGCCCGCCACGAGCCCGAGGCGGCGCAGCAGGCGGTGACGGGGTCCACGCCCCTCGCCGCGCTGCGCGCCGTGCACCTGGTCTCCGACGGCGTCACCCGCGCGATCGACCTGCTCGCCCTCCACGATGCGGGCAGCCTCGCCCGCGCCCTGCGGGAGGACCCGGAGGGCGTGCTGCGTGATCTCCGCCGCGCGGAGCGCCGCCTCCCCGAAGAGGGCCGGCCCCGCAAGGTGCACGACGATGCGACAGTGCTCACACTCCTGCCGGAGCTGTGGGGCGAGCAGGGTGCCGGGCCGGGTGGTGCGGAGAGGTGA
- a CDS encoding winged helix-turn-helix domain-containing protein: MTIALDRPTTTHESRTAPRPLYRVGGTAPRPRPAEEAVTITVSVTLPAGTGDVEAALVADELRTQAQRLVTTRDGRTTVSVHSPNTFAAAGRSTARTLPPRGQGAAAVSPLRPRRTGVVSPNSPARRDAEAARRRALQATAVSPSSPSAAPADALVIDLFGRRVRIDGQDVDFTYKEFELLAQLARSARQTVSRTELMETVWAESPEETGERTVDVHVRRVRTKLGRYRRLISTVRGAGYRLDPGSDVAILS; this comes from the coding sequence ATGACCATCGCCCTGGATCGCCCCACCACCACGCACGAGTCCCGCACCGCCCCGCGCCCGCTGTACCGGGTGGGCGGCACCGCCCCCCGGCCGCGCCCCGCGGAGGAGGCCGTCACCATCACCGTCTCGGTCACGCTGCCCGCCGGCACCGGGGACGTCGAGGCCGCGCTGGTCGCCGACGAGCTGCGCACCCAGGCCCAGCGCCTGGTCACCACCCGCGACGGCCGCACCACCGTCTCGGTGCACAGCCCCAACACCTTCGCCGCCGCCGGCCGGTCCACCGCCCGCACCCTGCCGCCCCGCGGCCAGGGCGCCGCGGCGGTGAGCCCCCTGCGCCCCCGCCGCACCGGCGTGGTCTCCCCCAACTCGCCCGCCCGCCGGGACGCGGAGGCGGCGCGCCGCCGCGCGCTGCAGGCCACCGCGGTGAGCCCGTCGAGCCCGTCGGCCGCCCCCGCCGACGCCCTGGTGATCGACCTGTTCGGCCGCCGGGTGCGGATCGACGGGCAGGACGTGGACTTCACGTACAAGGAGTTCGAGCTGCTGGCGCAGCTGGCCCGCAGCGCCCGGCAGACCGTCTCCCGCACCGAGCTCATGGAGACCGTGTGGGCCGAGTCCCCCGAGGAGACCGGTGAGCGCACGGTGGACGTGCACGTGCGCCGGGTGCGCACGAAGCTGGGCCGCTACCGTCGGCTGATCTCGACGGTGCGCGGGGCGGGCTACCGCCTGGATCCCGGCAGCGACGTCGCCATCCTCTCCTGA